In Oscillatoria acuminata PCC 6304, a single window of DNA contains:
- a CDS encoding chromophore lyase CpcT/CpeT: MTLTSELIALGQYLAGEFDNREQAIADPAWYVHLHLWQRPVPVQLFSEPSLTLFAEQANILHLDRPYRPRIMQLRQLLNGDSPPQLEVQYFMLKDPNQYRGAGRQPHLLQQLNPAQVELLPGCTLTVSQKRLTDGTYHFAASLPSGARCCFLYQGETRQVDLGFEASPTELFSFDKGIDPNTGKALWGAILGPFHFTKRHDFSGELVGLVR, from the coding sequence ATGACCCTGACATCGGAGTTAATCGCCCTGGGGCAATACTTAGCGGGGGAATTTGACAATCGAGAACAGGCGATCGCTGACCCGGCATGGTATGTCCACCTGCACCTCTGGCAGCGTCCCGTTCCCGTCCAGTTATTTTCCGAACCCAGTCTGACCCTGTTTGCCGAACAAGCCAACATTCTCCATCTCGATCGCCCCTATCGGCCTCGCATTATGCAACTGCGACAACTTCTCAACGGTGACAGTCCACCCCAGTTAGAAGTGCAGTATTTCATGCTCAAGGACCCCAATCAATACCGGGGGGCGGGTCGCCAACCCCATCTCCTCCAACAGCTAAATCCGGCACAAGTAGAACTCTTGCCCGGATGTACCCTCACCGTCAGCCAGAAACGCTTAACTGACGGGACCTATCATTTTGCTGCATCCTTGCCCTCGGGAGCAAGATGCTGCTTTCTCTATCAAGGAGAAACTCGCCAAGTCGATCTCGGTTTCGAGGCATCCCCGACTGAACTGTTCAGCTTTGACAAAGGCATCGACCCCAATACGGGGAAAGCCTTGTGGGGGGCCATTTTAGGGCCATTTCACTTCACCAAACGTCACGATTTTTCCGGGGAACTGGTTGGACTCGTAAGATGA
- a CDS encoding phosphoribosyltransferase: protein MTIVRFPCDEFPSVWIHAQELEVKKHFAYREAKSGDPEAAYQLVNEMLSAQVVEQLASTFEGTQVTLVSAHAIESIGVNAIPEALASSLAQQLHWPTDSGIVQTNIVGHTGADGFSRLARQAEFEGDVTPNQCYLLVDDFVGQGGTLANLRSHIISGRGQVIGATVLTGKPYSANITLTNTTLDALRLKHGSELENWWQTRFGFNFACLTESEARYLLKTPTAQRIRDKITQAEQS from the coding sequence ATGACTATTGTGCGATTTCCTTGCGATGAATTTCCATCAGTATGGATTCATGCCCAAGAATTAGAAGTGAAAAAGCATTTTGCCTACCGTGAGGCCAAATCAGGAGACCCTGAAGCTGCATATCAGTTGGTTAATGAGATGCTTTCAGCACAAGTAGTAGAGCAGTTAGCATCTACCTTTGAGGGAACCCAGGTGACTTTAGTTTCAGCCCATGCGATCGAGTCTATAGGGGTAAATGCGATTCCTGAAGCATTGGCTAGTTCCTTAGCCCAGCAATTACATTGGCCTACGGACAGTGGAATTGTTCAAACCAATATTGTTGGACATACAGGGGCCGATGGATTTTCTCGCCTTGCCCGACAAGCTGAGTTTGAGGGAGATGTCACCCCAAACCAATGTTATCTTTTAGTTGACGACTTCGTAGGACAAGGTGGAACCCTCGCCAACCTGCGATCTCATATTATTAGTGGTCGAGGACAAGTCATTGGGGCAACTGTCCTCACGGGTAAACCGTATTCGGCCAATATCACTTTAACAAACACCACTCTTGATGCACTGAGATTAAAACATGGATCCGAACTTGAAAACTGGTGGCAAACCCGATTCGGCTTTAACTTTGCCTGCCTTACAGAGTCTGAAGCACGTTACTTGCTCAAAACCCCGACGGCTCAACGAATCCGAGATAAAATTACTCAGGCAGAGCAAAGTTGA
- the tsaB gene encoding tRNA (adenosine(37)-N6)-threonylcarbamoyltransferase complex dimerization subunit type 1 TsaB, whose protein sequence is MLYCREILFNCFLIVPLDSNPYAIAFHSSSPELGLALSNFAETHRCQTWDMGRSLATHLHSYLAEFISPQTWQDFAFLAVAKGPGSFTGTRIGVVTARILAQQLSIPLFAISSLAAVAWSQTRSQTDNQPRATALQMPAQRGHLFTAIYEITPTAAIPLLADTVLTPQQWEETLASCSSPYQLIQVPENLGSTVSSLLELAHLEWQQGKRPRSSEALPFYGQHPVDQ, encoded by the coding sequence ATGCTGTACTGTAGGGAGATCCTCTTCAATTGTTTTCTGATTGTGCCATTGGACTCTAACCCCTACGCGATCGCCTTCCATAGCAGCAGTCCCGAACTCGGTCTAGCGTTGAGCAATTTTGCTGAAACCCACCGCTGCCAAACCTGGGACATGGGGCGATCGCTTGCCACCCACCTGCATTCCTATCTTGCCGAGTTTATCTCCCCTCAGACTTGGCAGGATTTCGCCTTTCTTGCCGTTGCCAAAGGACCGGGTAGCTTTACCGGGACCCGCATTGGGGTCGTCACCGCCCGGATTCTCGCCCAGCAACTCTCGATTCCGTTATTTGCAATTTCTAGTTTAGCGGCAGTCGCCTGGTCCCAAACTCGCAGTCAGACTGACAATCAACCGAGGGCGACTGCCCTGCAAATGCCCGCCCAACGGGGTCACTTGTTCACCGCCATTTATGAGATTACTCCCACCGCAGCGATTCCCCTCCTTGCCGATACTGTCCTCACCCCACAACAATGGGAAGAGACCCTCGCCTCTTGTTCGAGTCCCTATCAACTCATCCAAGTTCCAGAAAATTTAGGGTCTACCGTCTCCAGTCTTTTGGAACTCGCCCATCTGGAATGGCAACAGGGGAAACGCCCCCGCAGTTCCGAGGCCCTGCCATTTTACGGACAGCATCCAGTGGACCAGTAA
- a CDS encoding type II toxin-antitoxin system VapC family toxin, which produces MSNVVLDASALLALVNQELGHTLVANLLPKARISAVNLSEFVAKLTDRGIAEEEIQEILAELNLQVIPFDEAQGALAGYLRPVTKHLGLSLGDRACLALGIQMNCPVVTADRAWAKLTIGPVIQVIR; this is translated from the coding sequence GTGAGTAATGTTGTTTTAGATGCTTCGGCACTGCTGGCACTCGTTAACCAAGAACTTGGACATACTCTTGTAGCCAATCTATTACCAAAAGCCCGGATTAGTGCCGTCAATTTGAGTGAATTTGTTGCTAAATTAACAGATCGAGGAATAGCTGAAGAAGAAATTCAGGAAATTTTAGCCGAGTTAAATTTGCAGGTGATTCCCTTCGATGAAGCGCAAGGGGCTTTAGCGGGATACTTACGACCTGTCACCAAACATCTCGGGTTATCTCTGGGAGATCGTGCCTGTTTAGCCTTGGGAATACAGATGAATTGCCCAGTTGTGACGGCAGATCGCGCTTGGGCAAAGCTGACTATTGGCCCTGTGATTCAGGTGATTCGATAA
- the psb29 gene encoding photosystem II biogenesis protein Psp29 has product MNNVRTVSDTKRAFYTIHTRPINSIYRRVVEELMVEMHLLSVNVDFNYDPIYALGVVTTFDRFMQGYRPEEDKISIFNGICKGLEADPQKYRQDAQWLEEIASRHSGEEMVALLSRSAGPEMEGDFQGILGAIAAKPNFKYSRLFAVGLFTLLEQADLELVKNEKSRQEAVQKICTALNLPVDKLSKDLDLYRTNLEKMIQARSVMEDILAADRKKREDRAKQKGAATVPPGSPE; this is encoded by the coding sequence GTGAATAACGTCCGCACCGTATCAGATACCAAGCGAGCCTTCTATACCATTCACACCCGTCCGATTAACTCGATTTATCGGCGGGTCGTCGAAGAATTGATGGTGGAAATGCACTTGCTGTCGGTGAATGTGGATTTTAATTATGACCCCATTTATGCCCTCGGAGTCGTAACCACTTTTGACCGATTTATGCAAGGATATCGACCTGAAGAGGATAAAATCTCGATTTTTAATGGCATCTGCAAGGGGTTAGAAGCTGATCCCCAGAAGTATCGCCAAGATGCCCAATGGTTAGAGGAAATTGCCAGTCGCCATTCCGGGGAGGAAATGGTGGCGTTACTGAGTCGTTCCGCAGGACCAGAAATGGAAGGAGATTTCCAAGGCATCCTGGGGGCGATCGCTGCTAAACCCAATTTCAAGTACAGCCGATTATTTGCGGTGGGTCTGTTTACCCTCCTCGAACAAGCTGACTTAGAACTGGTGAAAAATGAAAAGTCCCGTCAAGAGGCCGTGCAGAAAATCTGCACCGCGCTGAATCTGCCTGTGGATAAACTCTCTAAAGACCTCGACCTCTACCGAACCAATTTAGAGAAAATGATTCAAGCCCGCAGTGTCATGGAAGACATTTTAGCGGCAGACCGTAAAAAACGGGAAGACCGGGCGAAGCAGAAAGGGGCAGCAACTGTACCTCCTGGTTCTCCAGAGTAA